In Sulfolobales archaeon, the sequence TTAGCATATGCTGGGATTATGACTAGATCAGAATAATTTCCACTATAATAATTATTATATATAGGAAAATAATTGTATCTTACAATTAAAGGAATATAGGTATAATTTTGCGTAGGTTCTGTAGATATTTTAATTGTAAATTCATTAGGAGCATTACCATATACTACACTTTTTACATTAATATTATTAATTGTTATAACTGTAATATTCTCATTAACATTTGTAATATTTATATCTTCTCCATTAAGATATTTAAGCAAATAGCTTTCATATGACTTAGGAAATATTATCGCGCTAGAGTAATTAACGAAACTAATAGCTAAAGCTTCTCTAAATAAGGACAACTTATAGGGATTATAAGCTAGTGTATAATAGATATCCTCAGGGACTCCAGATATATTCACTAAGATTATGTATTTTATTGGCGAAACCACTTGCTCATTTGAAAAGTAGTATAAACTCATATCACTATTGTTAAAAAGAATTGGATAATCTTTCAAATATTCTTCGAAGTTTTGAATTTTAGCCTGATTATACAATCCATAATAATAATAAGGAATAATATTTCTCGTTACAACAACGTAATTTATACCTAATATTTTCATTGCGTTTAGTACGGGCTCTATATCTGTTAAATTTAATGCTGGATACAAGTTTATAAACCACTCTAAAGCAGCACCAGGTGAATAGTAAGACGAGTATACATCACCTTTAAGTAGAGTATACCAAAAACCTGCACCTGTATATACAGTATTAGAGAAATTATACGCAACGTAGAGAGGAGATAACGGGAAAACTAAGATACGCGGATTATATATGTTCGAAGAATCAATAATGCTTGATATTTTGTATAAATAGTCAGGAAAATAAGTTTGTATAGATTGCCTAGGTGGATAGCCAATAGAGAAACTTTGATAGGAGCCTGTATATGCAATATAGAAATTAGCAAAAACAGAAATTATTAATAATAAAATTATAACTATTTTTAATATTGTTTTTCTAAAATTTAGATGACTAAGTCCAATACCTAAAGCGAGTGAAAAAGAGAGAGTTACGAAATATAGAAAAGACAAGGTCGGGTAGTCAAGACTCCATAGGTAAGGTATTTTTGCGTATATGTTGTATATATAAAAATTAGAGTAAAAAGCTCCTAACCATCCGCTTAGAAACAGAAAGGAAATAAAAGGTGGTATAGCATACTTTATTTTTCTCTCTACAATAAAGGGAACTACGACCAGTATTGCATTTAATACTAACATTGATACTAATATAGGATTTGTTTGAGCAAGAACTGAGATACGATAGTTAGAGAGCGTAAGCACATTGCCTATTCTTCCTTCCGATAGTTGGTTATTAACTTCTATTAACATAACGTAACCTGAGCTAACTTCAGCGGTGTTTGAAGGGAGAGGTTTAATAAATACGTTTAAATATAGTTCTAAATAAGGAATATTTAATATTACAAATAATACAGAAGCTGCAACAATTATTTTCAATTTTTGTTTGATGTTTGTTTTACTTAAAAACAAATAAGATAGAAATAATATAATTATCATACTATAACCAACAAGTAACAAAGTAGGAATCGGGGCTATAAATAAAATAACTATTATTCCAGAAATAACAATTTTTATTAATTTGATATAGAATTTTTCATCATCATTAATTACAGAATCTATAAAGTAAATAGCCCAAGGAAAAGATGTTAAAATGGGAAAGAACGTGGTTACACCTAATGCTATATTATAGTAGAGAAATGGCCCAGTATATAATATACTTTCTGATAGTATAGTAACAAAATAAATGTATAAATTCATTTTAATATTTTCTTGCCTTTCTATACTCTTATAAACTAATAGAGAAATTGCAACATTTGCAATAAATGTGTCTATAAAGAAAGCAACTATTTCTGAATACTGATTAAAAAAAGGTAATAGAAGTATAAGAGCAATAATATTGTTAAGTGGCGGATAATTCACTATCGCTGGAGAGCCTCCGTTTATGTTATTAAAGAAAAGATTATAATTATAGAATACATTTGATGATAGTGGATATACAGTATCTCCAGTAGAGTAAATATAACCTTTATTATAAATTAGAATTGTCATGATAGCAGAAGATAAAATTGAAGTAGTTAAGACAAAAATAAGCTTATTATGTATGATCCTTGCTAGTCTTTTCACATTTCTACTCAATTTAAGCGTATATATAAGGTTTATCATAGAAGGTATAGAGATTTAAGTTGTAATATTTAAGCAGATATTAATAATTTTAAGTAATTATTGGATAAATTGGATAAATAGATATTTATACCATTTTTCATGATACTCATAGTTTTAACAATTAACTAATTGAGAAACAGTGGATGATTGACGGACTAGAGAATGACGGTAAATGTACTTTTAAATTATGTAAAAGAACCGCTAAAAACTAGGTAAGTAATACGTAAATCTTGTTGCTAGTAACCTTTTTATCAAACCTAAACTTTTATTAAAATATGATATCCATAGAAATACCAGTTGTCCATGGAAAATATTTGAATGAAGTATTTGAGTCGATAAGGAGTCAAACCTATCAAGACTTTGAGGTAATAATAACCAACTCTGGAGGTGAGGAAATTTCTGACCTAATAAAACAATATGGCTTCAAAGAAGTTAAGGCTATAACTCGATTACTTAACGCTAGGTATTTAGCGCATTTAGAGTCAAAGGGAGAATACGCTTTAATATTAGACGAAACTAGGGTACTGAGAAGAGATGCATTAAGCATCTTGTCTACATTAAACCACGATATGGTGATAATAGGAGAGCAGGAGATAGGGAATACGTTTTGGTTAAGATTAGCCAATTTAGATAAAGAAAATATCGTAGAATGTAACAGTATAGATACTGTAAAATGGTTCGCACTTCCTAGGTTTTTCAGAAGAGAAATATTAGATAAAGCTTTCAGTAGACTGAAGGAAAATCTAAAAGATAAATTTGATAAAATAGTTTTTCCAGATCACGTATTAATATACTACGAGGCAAGAAAAGAGAGCGATGATGTTTTTCTGCTTAAAGATAGGTTAATATTTCATTACGGAGATGCTACATTATTTCAAATCATTAAGAAATATCATAGGTATGGCAAAAGCTTAAAAATGCTGAGAGGTACACCCTATCATAATTTTGTTACGATAAATAAGACTAAAAGAAATATATGCTTAGGGAATAAGCTCCTTCTCTACTTACTATATTTAGCTAGGGGGATTCCGTTTTTAATAGGGTATTTATTTATATAAAAAGAAGAGAAGAGAACATATAGAACATATAATATCAATCAAATAATCAAATAAACAATTAGCCAAAACTATGTACGCGCGTATATTATCTCTTTAAATATACTTAAGTCC encodes:
- a CDS encoding glycosyltransferase family 2 protein, which translates into the protein MISIEIPVVHGKYLNEVFESIRSQTYQDFEVIITNSGGEEISDLIKQYGFKEVKAITRLLNARYLAHLESKGEYALILDETRVLRRDALSILSTLNHDMVIIGEQEIGNTFWLRLANLDKENIVECNSIDTVKWFALPRFFRREILDKAFSRLKENLKDKFDKIVFPDHVLIYYEARKESDDVFLLKDRLIFHYGDATLFQIIKKYHRYGKSLKMLRGTPYHNFVTINKTKRNICLGNKLLLYLLYLARGIPFLIGYLFI